One Streptomyces fagopyri DNA window includes the following coding sequences:
- a CDS encoding cupin domain-containing protein, whose amino-acid sequence MKVEHASKRIIEGYARGGTDLAADEVWAVEAHLEACRTCRDRLSAAVGAEVPAVTSLVDTVWSGLEPHLAVTHTMSRGRRWSARLSRWMTPTMVPWLAMVVGATVLALLFDLVGSGADEVSLVLLLAPVLPVLGVAASWSRGVDPAYELTASAPRAGLYLVLRRTASVLGVVVPALSVGGWMTGVMVAQWLLPCLAFTATTLALGGVIGVTRAAVLLAAVWAAVIVAPTLATSRTTFALQTGGLPMSMWGLLLALGIGVVIARRGAYSVLGAHR is encoded by the coding sequence ATGAAGGTGGAACACGCGTCGAAACGGATCATCGAGGGCTACGCGCGCGGCGGCACGGACCTCGCCGCCGACGAGGTGTGGGCCGTGGAGGCCCATCTGGAGGCGTGCCGGACGTGCCGTGACCGGCTGTCCGCGGCCGTGGGTGCCGAGGTGCCCGCCGTGACGTCCCTGGTCGACACCGTGTGGTCCGGCCTCGAACCCCACCTGGCCGTCACCCACACGATGTCGCGCGGACGGCGCTGGTCGGCGCGGCTGTCGAGATGGATGACGCCGACGATGGTGCCGTGGCTGGCCATGGTCGTCGGCGCGACGGTGCTGGCCCTGCTGTTCGACCTCGTCGGCTCCGGAGCCGACGAGGTGTCGCTGGTGCTGCTCCTCGCCCCGGTCCTGCCCGTGCTCGGCGTCGCGGCGTCCTGGTCGCGCGGTGTCGACCCGGCGTACGAGCTGACGGCCTCGGCGCCCAGGGCCGGGTTGTACCTGGTGCTGCGCCGCACCGCGTCCGTGCTCGGCGTGGTCGTCCCCGCGCTGTCGGTGGGTGGGTGGATGACGGGGGTGATGGTGGCTCAGTGGCTGTTGCCCTGCCTGGCCTTCACCGCGACGACCCTGGCCCTCGGTGGTGTCATCGGTGTGACCCGCGCCGCTGTCCTGCTGGCCGCCGTGTGGGCCGCCGTGATCGTGGCGCCGACCCTCGCCACCAGCCGTACGACCTTCGCCCTGCAGACAGGCGGCCTGCCCATGTCCATGTGGGGGTTGCTTCTCGCACTCGGTATCGGTGTCGTGATCGCCCGCAGGGGCGCGTACTCCGTGCTGGGAGCCCATCGATGA
- the ltaE gene encoding low-specificity L-threonine aldolase, whose translation MPTTDSARAVDPVDVSHAENEADAARDRSGHLVDLRSDTVTRPTEAMRRAMAEAEVGDDVFGDDPTVNALQERIAGLLGFESALFVSSGTQSNLCALLTHCGRGDEYIAGQMAHMYRWEGGGAAVLGGIQPQPLPHRADGTLDPRDIAAAVKPDDPHFARTRLLCLENTIGGRAVSMDYLETATRIARDRGLATHLDGARLFNAAVAGGDDPYEQARRIAGHFDSVSVCFSKGLGAPVGSALVGSREFIAGARRWRKVLGGGMRQAGVLAAAALHALDHHVTRLADDHAHAALFAEGLKGLEGLTVEPSGTNMVFAKSAPGLDVDELRDRLERRGVLCAAYPDQLRFVFHLDVTRADVERAVRIVREAVAEVAGTPAES comes from the coding sequence GTGCCGACCACCGATAGCGCCCGTGCCGTTGACCCCGTCGATGTCTCCCACGCCGAGAACGAGGCGGACGCCGCCCGTGACCGGTCCGGTCACCTCGTCGATCTGCGCAGCGACACCGTCACCCGGCCCACCGAGGCGATGCGCCGGGCCATGGCCGAGGCAGAGGTGGGGGACGACGTCTTCGGCGACGACCCCACCGTCAACGCTCTCCAGGAGCGGATCGCCGGGCTCCTCGGATTCGAGTCCGCGCTGTTCGTCTCCTCGGGGACACAGAGCAACCTGTGCGCTCTGCTGACCCACTGCGGTCGCGGAGACGAGTACATCGCCGGTCAGATGGCTCACATGTACCGGTGGGAAGGCGGCGGCGCGGCCGTGCTGGGAGGCATCCAGCCCCAGCCGCTTCCGCATCGAGCGGACGGGACGCTGGACCCGCGGGACATCGCGGCGGCCGTGAAACCGGACGACCCGCACTTCGCCCGAACCCGGTTGCTCTGCCTGGAGAACACCATCGGTGGCCGGGCTGTGTCCATGGACTACCTCGAGACGGCCACGCGGATCGCCCGGGACCGCGGACTCGCCACGCACCTTGACGGGGCACGGCTGTTCAACGCCGCGGTGGCCGGCGGGGACGACCCGTACGAGCAGGCACGACGGATCGCCGGTCACTTCGACAGCGTCTCGGTCTGCTTCAGCAAGGGACTGGGGGCGCCGGTCGGTTCGGCGCTGGTGGGGTCCCGGGAGTTCATCGCGGGTGCGCGACGCTGGCGCAAGGTTCTCGGTGGCGGGATGCGTCAGGCCGGCGTCCTGGCGGCCGCGGCTCTGCACGCGCTCGACCACCACGTGACACGGCTCGCGGACGACCACGCGCACGCCGCGCTGTTCGCGGAGGGACTGAAGGGACTGGAGGGCCTGACCGTGGAGCCGAGCGGGACCAACATGGTCTTCGCGAAGTCCGCTCCCGGCCTCGATGTCGACGAGTTGCGCGACCGGCTGGAGCGTCGTGGCGTCCTGTGCGCGGCCTACCCGGACCAATTGCGCTTCGTGTTCCACCTGGACGTGACGCGCGCCGATGTGGAACGTGCGGTGCGGATCGTGCGCGAGGCCGTGGCCGAAGTGGCCGGCACGCCGGCCGAGAGCTGA
- a CDS encoding ABC transporter ATP-binding protein, with amino-acid sequence MTIGKDHHMTSAVSGADIAPTAYAREIQATGLKVRVGRRRMAVDGLDLSLGTGVHGLLGPNGAGKTTLIRTLATVLRPSEGTLEILGESTGGVGEHRALRRRIGYLPQEFGYYKRFTVREFVEYMAWLKEVPKADIPAAVQRAVERVGLADRADERMKALSGGMVRRVGIAQAIVNDPTILLLDEPTAGLDPAQRLRFRELLQELGTDTCVVVSTHLVEDVAAACTDVVLIAEGRLVFQGPPDELASVGGPEHVGDSPLERGYSALLFNPEQGRGTW; translated from the coding sequence ATGACCATCGGAAAGGACCATCACATGACGTCCGCGGTGAGCGGGGCCGACATCGCGCCGACGGCCTACGCCCGGGAGATCCAGGCGACCGGGTTGAAGGTCAGGGTCGGCAGGAGACGGATGGCCGTCGACGGGCTCGACCTGTCGCTGGGTACCGGTGTACACGGCCTCCTGGGCCCCAACGGGGCGGGCAAGACCACGCTCATCCGGACGCTGGCCACCGTGCTGCGCCCCTCCGAGGGCACCCTGGAGATACTCGGTGAGTCCACGGGCGGCGTGGGTGAACATCGTGCGCTGCGCCGCCGGATCGGTTACCTGCCGCAGGAGTTCGGCTACTACAAGCGCTTCACGGTGCGCGAGTTCGTCGAGTACATGGCGTGGCTGAAGGAGGTGCCCAAGGCGGACATCCCCGCCGCCGTGCAGCGCGCCGTGGAGAGGGTGGGTCTGGCGGACCGCGCCGACGAGAGGATGAAGGCCCTGTCGGGCGGGATGGTGCGCAGGGTCGGCATCGCCCAGGCCATCGTGAACGACCCGACGATCCTGCTCCTGGACGAGCCGACGGCCGGCCTGGACCCGGCGCAGCGCCTGCGATTCCGTGAGCTGTTGCAGGAGTTGGGTACCGACACTTGCGTGGTCGTCTCCACTCATCTGGTGGAGGACGTCGCCGCCGCCTGCACCGACGTCGTGCTCATCGCCGAGGGGCGACTGGTCTTCCAGGGTCCTCCGGACGAACTGGCCTCGGTGGGCGGCCCCGAGCATGTGGGGGACAGCCCCCTGGAGCGCGGTTACTCGGCGCTGCTGTTCAACCCGGAGCAAGGAAGGGGTACTTGGTGA
- a CDS encoding methyltransferase yields MITAWSGDTSRLRATVDFVKAQDTAALLPLLLPGLDGPELRTLVERCDFSHAALLVFPGDEAALDAMLRDCGLTADAPPRPSVVVRERLAVRHKRGAAELDVGLLRPKVRCLDGARRTVEVFTLTVPPGSDLGTIATHERERQHEAHVAFEVDVPDPLVLRGLCATFAQYGATPDGGGYNPHENGTVFYFATAAEAKAGYRRVELYVPGDHRDVLTAHLDEHRGRQPADTLLRLLTGAWTTQALAAFAQLEVADAMDRERGVGVAELAQDVGAFAPNLATLLRYLTMLGVVSEDRDGFRLTDLGGLLRADTEGSMRPLALMYGGPFYESFAGLGHTVRTGQVAFEQRFGENHFDHFARDPALAELFDRSMAAGSRMFDPLPAHPVLTSAAEGATVVDIAGGNGELLGRILSAHPRLRGILLERPHTVETARRLLGAAGHSARCGFRAGDFADVPAGGDVYVLSRVLHDWDDDRCREILRHCARAMPDTADLLVVERVLPADGSASLATAWDLHMMCNVGGRERRADHYARLFADAGLTLVGRAPLPLDGSVLHVRGTGPDTGSWS; encoded by the coding sequence ATGATCACGGCATGGTCGGGCGACACGTCCCGCCTGCGCGCGACGGTCGACTTCGTCAAGGCACAGGACACCGCCGCACTGCTCCCGCTCCTGCTTCCCGGGCTCGACGGCCCGGAGCTGCGGACCCTGGTGGAGCGCTGCGACTTCTCGCACGCGGCGCTCCTCGTCTTCCCTGGCGACGAGGCGGCACTGGACGCCATGCTCCGCGACTGCGGACTCACCGCTGACGCCCCGCCGCGGCCGAGTGTCGTCGTGCGCGAGCGTCTCGCCGTACGGCACAAGCGGGGTGCCGCCGAGCTCGACGTCGGCCTTCTTCGCCCGAAGGTGCGGTGCCTGGACGGGGCGCGGCGCACGGTCGAGGTGTTCACACTGACCGTGCCGCCAGGATCGGACCTCGGCACGATCGCCACGCACGAGCGGGAGCGGCAGCACGAGGCGCATGTCGCCTTCGAGGTCGACGTACCGGACCCGCTGGTGCTGCGTGGACTGTGCGCTACCTTCGCGCAGTACGGTGCCACCCCCGACGGCGGCGGGTACAACCCGCACGAGAACGGCACGGTGTTCTACTTCGCCACGGCCGCCGAGGCCAAGGCCGGCTACCGGCGCGTGGAACTCTACGTCCCCGGCGACCATCGCGACGTCCTCACCGCCCACCTCGACGAGCACCGTGGGCGTCAGCCCGCCGACACCCTCCTGCGGCTGCTGACCGGGGCGTGGACCACGCAGGCCCTGGCCGCGTTCGCGCAGTTGGAGGTGGCTGACGCGATGGACCGGGAACGGGGCGTCGGTGTGGCCGAACTGGCCCAGGACGTCGGTGCCTTCGCTCCGAACCTGGCCACCCTGCTGCGCTACCTCACCATGCTCGGTGTGGTGAGCGAGGACCGTGACGGTTTCCGGCTCACGGACCTCGGCGGGCTGCTGCGCGCGGACACCGAGGGGTCCATGCGGCCGCTGGCGCTGATGTACGGGGGACCGTTCTACGAGTCCTTCGCCGGGCTCGGTCACACGGTGCGCACCGGACAGGTCGCCTTCGAGCAGCGCTTCGGCGAGAACCACTTCGACCACTTCGCCCGCGATCCCGCGCTCGCCGAACTCTTCGACCGGTCGATGGCCGCCGGTTCACGCATGTTCGACCCGCTGCCCGCGCACCCGGTCCTCACCTCGGCGGCCGAAGGGGCCACCGTGGTCGACATCGCGGGTGGCAACGGGGAACTGCTCGGCCGAATCCTTTCCGCACATCCCCGCCTGCGCGGAATCCTGCTGGAGCGCCCGCACACCGTCGAGACCGCCCGCCGCCTCCTCGGCGCTGCCGGCCACTCGGCACGGTGCGGCTTCCGGGCCGGCGACTTCGCGGACGTACCCGCGGGCGGCGACGTCTACGTCCTGTCCCGGGTCCTGCACGACTGGGACGACGACCGTTGCCGCGAGATCCTGCGCCACTGCGCCCGCGCGATGCCCGACACCGCCGATCTGCTCGTCGTCGAACGCGTCCTGCCCGCCGACGGCTCCGCCTCGCTCGCCACGGCCTGGGACCTGCACATGATGTGCAACGTCGGCGGCCGCGAACGGCGGGCCGACCACTACGCCCGGCTCTTCGCCGACGCGGGCCTCACCCTGGTGGGCCGGGCACCGCTGCCTCTCGACGGCAGCGTGCTGCACGTCCGCGGGACCGGGCCGGACACCGGGTCCTGGTCCTAG
- a CDS encoding VOC family protein has product MTTPVHAGRMLFVNVPVADVERSKEFFARLGFSYNPMFTDKTAACMLVGEQASVMLLSHETFARFAKLPMADPTTHTLALYCFGVSSRDEVDTVAEAALAAGGSEADGPEDHGFMYSRSFFDLDGHGWQVMWMDPSSTSDSSSSGTPAGT; this is encoded by the coding sequence ATGACCACTCCCGTGCACGCCGGTCGCATGCTGTTCGTCAACGTCCCCGTGGCGGACGTCGAGCGGAGCAAGGAGTTCTTCGCGCGGCTCGGGTTCAGCTACAACCCGATGTTCACCGACAAGACCGCCGCCTGCATGCTGGTCGGCGAGCAGGCCTCCGTCATGCTGCTCAGCCACGAGACGTTCGCGCGGTTCGCGAAGCTGCCGATGGCCGATCCCACCACGCACACACTGGCGCTCTACTGTTTCGGCGTGTCGTCCCGCGACGAGGTGGACACGGTCGCCGAGGCCGCGCTCGCGGCGGGCGGCTCCGAGGCGGACGGGCCCGAGGACCACGGCTTCATGTATTCCCGCAGCTTCTTCGACCTCGACGGCCACGGCTGGCAGGTCATGTGGATGGATCCGTCGAGCACCTCGGACAGTTCGAGCTCCGGCACGCCCGCGGGAACGTGA
- a CDS encoding 4-hydroxybenzoate 3-monooxygenase, whose product MTDGKGRRKPADHAADVVVLGAGPAGLVLGNILVDRGIDCVILERAGRTHIQTRARAGFLAANTVRTLDRHGLAEGLHRHGQPHSTCEFRTGDGRFRLDYGEFGRRERHTVYPQQNLVADLLRRFLDRGGQIRFDTEAVAVRDADSGRPQVAVVDADRRPGLWQARYVAGCDGRHGAARRSLPAGTVRHHRDHGVTWLGLLAEAPPSLDAVGYAVHERGFAGHMARTSEVTRYYLQCERGTPADAWSEERIWDELELRMRAWEYGPLRRGRVVQRSVVALESDVLEPLRHGALFLVGDAAGLISPSAAKGANLAVLEAEILARALIDDLTAGDPQGLDAYTARCLPYIWRAQEFSHWMISLLHGPSGADGESLFHNSLRRSRLTSLRTSRSQQDWFAEHYVGV is encoded by the coding sequence ATGACAGATGGGAAGGGTCGGCGAAAACCCGCCGACCACGCGGCCGATGTGGTCGTCCTCGGGGCCGGGCCCGCCGGGCTCGTGCTCGGCAACATCCTGGTGGACCGTGGAATCGACTGCGTCATCCTGGAGCGGGCCGGACGGACACACATCCAGACACGGGCACGTGCCGGCTTCCTGGCCGCCAACACCGTGCGGACCCTGGACAGGCACGGTCTCGCCGAGGGGCTGCACCGGCACGGGCAGCCCCACAGCACCTGCGAATTCCGCACCGGAGACGGCCGGTTCCGGCTGGACTACGGCGAGTTCGGGCGACGGGAACGACACACCGTCTACCCCCAACAGAACCTGGTGGCCGACCTGTTGAGGCGGTTCCTGGATCGCGGCGGACAGATCCGTTTCGACACCGAAGCCGTCGCCGTGCGCGACGCCGACAGCGGGCGACCCCAGGTGGCCGTGGTCGACGCCGACAGGCGGCCCGGCCTGTGGCAGGCGCGGTACGTGGCCGGGTGCGACGGGCGACACGGCGCCGCCCGGCGGTCACTGCCGGCCGGCACGGTCCGCCACCACCGCGATCACGGCGTGACGTGGCTCGGCCTGCTCGCCGAGGCACCGCCCAGCCTGGACGCCGTCGGGTACGCGGTGCACGAGCGCGGGTTCGCCGGACACATGGCCCGCACCAGCGAGGTCACCCGCTACTACCTGCAGTGCGAGCGCGGCACCCCTGCCGACGCCTGGTCGGAGGAGCGGATCTGGGACGAGCTGGAACTGCGGATGCGGGCGTGGGAGTACGGCCCACTGCGCCGCGGCCGCGTCGTGCAGCGTTCCGTCGTCGCCCTGGAGTCCGACGTGCTCGAACCGCTGCGCCACGGAGCGCTGTTCCTCGTGGGCGACGCCGCCGGCCTGATCAGCCCGTCCGCCGCGAAGGGCGCCAATCTCGCGGTCCTCGAAGCGGAGATCCTGGCCCGCGCCCTGATCGACGACCTCACCGCCGGGGACCCTCAGGGCCTCGACGCCTATACGGCGCGGTGCCTGCCGTACATCTGGCGCGCACAGGAGTTCTCGCACTGGATGATCAGCCTGCTGCACGGCCCGTCGGGCGCAGACGGCGAGTCGCTGTTCCACAACTCCCTGCGCCGCTCCCGCCTCACCTCACTGCGCACCTCGCGCAGCCAGCAGGACTGGTTCGCCGAGCACTACGTCGGCGTGTAG
- a CDS encoding actin-binding ADF family protein — protein MSGHIAVDDSCISAFQELKGRRDVNTVIYQLSESLDSIVMDVMGNMTHDELLKALPADEPRYVVYDLLFASPDGARQERIVLISWCPARATAEERLAHSSGSSTLRNLLEGVQVYVSATELSDVNYQTLVSGAS, from the coding sequence GTGAGCGGACATATCGCAGTGGACGACAGCTGTATCAGCGCCTTCCAAGAGCTGAAGGGCAGGCGGGACGTCAACACGGTGATCTACCAGCTCAGCGAGAGCCTGGACAGCATCGTGATGGACGTCATGGGGAACATGACGCACGACGAACTGTTGAAGGCCCTCCCGGCCGATGAGCCCCGCTACGTCGTCTACGACCTGCTCTTCGCCTCGCCGGACGGAGCCCGACAGGAGCGGATCGTGCTGATCTCATGGTGCCCGGCGCGGGCGACGGCCGAGGAGCGCCTCGCGCACTCCTCCGGCTCCAGCACGCTGCGGAATCTGCTCGAAGGTGTCCAGGTCTACGTGTCGGCCACAGAGCTGTCCGATGTGAACTACCAGACACTCGTATCCGGGGCGTCGTGA
- a CDS encoding RNA polymerase sigma factor, with translation MRSVRAALHELDEERLVRLVAKGDRAAFEELYRRTSPWLAVRLRRRCVDEQIVAEVMQETYLAVWRAAGAFAGAAVGGTATGWLWTIAARRLVDAFRRRAHHAEPPPAAAVPEAAPAAEEEALAATVGGDVGDALRRLAPELRQVLQAMVLDGLSVRETAVLLGVPEGTVKTRARRARIVMREVLA, from the coding sequence GTGAGATCAGTCAGGGCAGCGCTGCACGAGCTGGACGAGGAGCGTCTCGTCCGGCTGGTGGCGAAGGGCGACCGTGCCGCGTTCGAGGAGTTGTACCGGCGTACGTCGCCGTGGCTGGCGGTGCGGCTGCGCCGCCGCTGTGTGGACGAGCAGATCGTCGCGGAGGTCATGCAGGAGACGTATCTGGCGGTCTGGCGCGCGGCGGGTGCGTTCGCCGGGGCGGCCGTCGGAGGGACGGCCACGGGTTGGCTGTGGACGATCGCGGCGCGCCGCCTGGTCGACGCCTTCCGCCGCAGGGCTCATCACGCGGAGCCGCCGCCGGCCGCCGCTGTGCCTGAGGCGGCGCCCGCCGCCGAGGAGGAGGCGCTCGCGGCGACGGTCGGTGGTGATGTCGGGGACGCGCTGCGGCGCCTCGCGCCGGAGCTGCGACAGGTGCTGCAGGCGATGGTGCTCGACGGGTTGTCCGTACGGGAGACCGCGGTCCTGCTGGGGGTGCCCGAGGGCACGGTCAAGACCCGTGCCCGCCGGGCCCGGATCGTGATGCGGGAGGTGCTGGCATGA
- a CDS encoding cobalamin B12-binding domain-containing protein gives MTTSTPPRLPDGAHLRQLAEQLWDIVSAGDEYSAIELVMRALDEGVDPESVLLDVIAVVQGKVGEEWAANRITVAQEHAATAVNERVVAVLGSHPAARTPPSRGRITVACVDGEWHALPARLVAEVLKLRGWQVDYLGAQVPSPHLIAHLHSTHADAVALSSSIATRLPTAHAAITACQAVGVPVLVGGAAFGPEGRYAALLGADAWAPDARAAADHLARGPLPRPHLGHQPMDDLPHLADQEYTLVTRNSDSLVRAVFTALENDFPGMRTYSDTQRERTAEDLAHIVEFLATSLYLGDENLFTQFISWTEQILVARGVPARSLPPALNLLASELKDFPRAIRILQHGTRVLLADHDTAAGNPA, from the coding sequence GTGACTACGAGCACCCCGCCCCGTCTCCCCGACGGCGCGCATCTTCGACAGCTGGCCGAGCAGCTGTGGGACATCGTCTCCGCCGGCGACGAGTACTCGGCCATCGAGCTGGTGATGCGCGCCCTCGACGAGGGGGTCGACCCGGAGAGCGTGCTGCTGGACGTGATCGCCGTGGTGCAGGGCAAGGTCGGCGAGGAATGGGCGGCCAACCGGATCACAGTCGCCCAGGAGCACGCGGCGACCGCCGTCAATGAACGGGTCGTCGCCGTCCTGGGCTCGCATCCCGCCGCCCGCACCCCTCCTTCCCGGGGCAGGATCACGGTCGCCTGCGTGGACGGCGAGTGGCACGCACTGCCCGCCCGACTGGTGGCCGAGGTCCTGAAGTTGCGCGGCTGGCAGGTCGATTACCTCGGCGCCCAGGTCCCGTCCCCGCACCTGATCGCCCACCTGCACAGCACCCACGCCGACGCGGTCGCCCTGTCCAGCTCCATCGCCACCCGGCTGCCCACGGCGCACGCGGCGATCACCGCGTGCCAGGCGGTCGGCGTACCCGTCCTCGTCGGCGGCGCCGCCTTCGGGCCCGAGGGCCGGTACGCCGCCCTGCTGGGTGCCGACGCATGGGCCCCCGACGCCCGCGCCGCCGCCGACCACCTCGCTCGCGGGCCGCTGCCACGCCCGCACCTCGGACACCAGCCGATGGACGACCTGCCGCACTTGGCCGACCAGGAGTACACCCTGGTCACCCGCAACAGCGACTCGCTCGTACGGGCCGTCTTCACCGCTCTGGAAAACGACTTTCCCGGCATGCGGACCTACAGCGACACACAGCGCGAACGCACAGCGGAAGACCTGGCGCACATCGTGGAGTTCCTGGCCACCTCGCTCTACCTCGGTGACGAGAACCTGTTCACGCAGTTCATCAGCTGGACCGAGCAGATCCTCGTGGCGCGAGGTGTCCCCGCGCGGAGTCTGCCGCCGGCCCTGAACCTGCTCGCCAGTGAGCTGAAGGACTTCCCGCGGGCCATCCGCATCCTCCAGCACGGGACACGAGTACTCCTCGCCGATCACGACACCGCCGCCGGGAACCCCGCATGA
- a CDS encoding STAS domain-containing protein produces MTSLPFDHLRLTTVDTEDRVRIELHGDLDYDNADLLLDEVTVQLSGRPGLKDLHLHCRGLGTVDSMGLSILLMIGRRTAAAGVLLHLDERPPKLDRLLDLTGTLDYFTAPPSSGAPEFSKAEENVAAAARPTGPDGTS; encoded by the coding sequence ATGACCTCGCTGCCTTTCGATCACTTGCGCCTGACCACGGTCGACACCGAAGACAGAGTCCGTATAGAGCTCCACGGCGACCTCGACTACGACAACGCCGACCTCCTCCTGGACGAGGTCACCGTCCAGCTCTCCGGCCGGCCGGGGCTGAAGGACCTGCACCTGCACTGCCGTGGCCTCGGAACGGTCGACTCCATGGGTCTGTCGATCCTGCTGATGATCGGCCGCCGGACGGCCGCCGCGGGGGTGCTTCTGCACCTCGACGAGCGGCCTCCGAAGCTGGACCGCCTCCTGGACCTGACCGGCACCCTCGACTACTTCACGGCGCCGCCTTCCAGCGGCGCCCCGGAGTTCTCGAAGGCAGAGGAGAACGTGGCAGCGGCCGCCCGGCCCACCGGGCCGGACGGCACCAGCTGA
- a CDS encoding GlsB/YeaQ/YmgE family stress response membrane protein, whose translation MGIIAWIIIGLLAGAIAKALMPGKDPGGVIITMLIGIAGGLLGGWLGKVIFGVDSLDGFFDLSTWIAAIVGSFILLAVYRLVTGNRRSHRHA comes from the coding sequence ATGGGCATCATCGCGTGGATCATCATCGGCCTGCTCGCCGGCGCCATCGCCAAGGCCCTGATGCCGGGCAAGGACCCCGGCGGCGTCATCATCACCATGCTCATCGGCATCGCCGGAGGTCTTCTCGGTGGCTGGCTCGGCAAGGTGATCTTCGGCGTCGACTCCCTCGACGGATTCTTCGACCTTTCCACCTGGATCGCCGCGATCGTCGGGTCGTTCATCCTGCTCGCCGTCTACCGACTCGTCACCGGCAACCGGCGCTCGCACCGTCACGCGTGA
- a CDS encoding PP2C family protein-serine/threonine phosphatase gives MVSTRGQTVTTTEQGFPWGSAPYPVLVADPQGTLVQCNDAAAVLLPRAAPGIPLADVAPPWLVAAHLTLRISATPAEPEAGVSHSGVLGGRRFEAHPSVRDDGMVAWWLVDDTDHQLAREALHMERERTAFLVRASNSLLSSLNLGRCMDVTAQMAAETLADAALAIAPARGHRLPVVTCLRGGTPALSQETVDPDDVPGLGEALRGFPPVPSRWIDPALAPRWMVPDGFGPVGSIVITPLPGHGVPAGALVLLRKTGSTAFSDEEEIFARLFAARSGAAMSAARLYAEQTAITDILMQELLPPTLHQISGVDFAGRYRPSADNVRIGGDFYDVHPAGVEGEPSLVTIGDVCGKGLEAAVLTGKIRNTLHALLPLADDHQRILSLLNTALLNSHHARFATLVLASAVRRGNEVDLKLTSGGHPAPLIIRADGTVEEADTRGTLVGALPRVSASSAEVTLAPGESCVLYTDGIIEARGGPMGDAQFGEARLKRALAECAGMPCEGIAEHVQMLAAQWLGSRRHDDMAVVVISAPRTQYLSAVNGTTRGRYTA, from the coding sequence TTGGTCTCCACCCGTGGGCAAACTGTCACCACCACAGAGCAGGGCTTTCCGTGGGGGAGCGCCCCGTACCCGGTTCTGGTTGCCGACCCTCAGGGCACTCTCGTCCAGTGCAATGACGCCGCCGCCGTCCTCCTGCCTCGAGCGGCCCCCGGGATCCCCTTGGCGGACGTGGCCCCGCCCTGGCTCGTGGCAGCCCACCTGACCTTGCGGATTTCCGCCACCCCCGCGGAGCCCGAGGCGGGGGTGTCACACTCCGGTGTGCTCGGTGGGCGCCGATTCGAGGCACACCCCAGCGTGCGGGACGACGGCATGGTGGCATGGTGGCTGGTGGACGACACCGATCATCAACTCGCCCGGGAAGCCCTGCACATGGAGCGGGAACGTACCGCGTTCCTCGTGAGGGCCTCCAACTCCCTGCTGTCCTCACTCAATCTGGGGCGGTGCATGGACGTGACCGCACAGATGGCCGCCGAGACTCTCGCCGATGCCGCCCTGGCCATCGCACCCGCCCGTGGGCACCGGCTGCCGGTGGTGACCTGCCTGCGCGGCGGCACGCCGGCCCTGTCCCAGGAGACGGTGGACCCGGACGACGTGCCGGGTCTCGGGGAGGCGCTGCGGGGGTTCCCGCCGGTGCCCTCACGGTGGATCGACCCGGCGTTGGCACCTCGGTGGATGGTGCCCGACGGGTTCGGGCCCGTCGGCTCGATAGTGATCACCCCGCTGCCGGGGCACGGTGTCCCGGCAGGGGCCCTGGTCCTGCTGCGCAAGACGGGCAGCACCGCCTTCAGCGACGAGGAAGAGATCTTCGCCCGTCTCTTCGCTGCCCGTTCCGGGGCCGCGATGTCCGCCGCCCGCCTGTACGCGGAGCAGACGGCCATCACGGACATTCTCATGCAGGAGCTTCTGCCACCGACGCTGCACCAGATCTCCGGGGTGGATTTCGCCGGCCGGTACCGGCCCTCGGCGGACAACGTGAGGATCGGAGGCGACTTCTACGACGTACACCCCGCCGGCGTCGAGGGCGAGCCGTCCCTGGTGACGATCGGAGACGTGTGCGGCAAGGGGCTGGAAGCCGCCGTCCTGACGGGCAAGATCCGAAATACGCTGCACGCGCTGCTGCCCCTTGCGGACGACCACCAGCGGATCCTGAGTCTGCTGAACACCGCGCTGCTCAACTCGCACCACGCCCGGTTCGCGACGCTGGTCCTGGCCTCCGCCGTCCGCCGGGGCAACGAGGTGGACCTCAAACTGACCAGCGGAGGCCACCCGGCACCGTTGATCATCCGCGCCGACGGCACGGTGGAGGAAGCCGACACCCGCGGCACACTGGTCGGGGCGTTGCCCCGGGTTTCCGCCAGCAGCGCCGAGGTCACCCTCGCCCCGGGAGAGTCCTGCGTGCTGTACACCGATGGGATCATCGAGGCCAGGGGCGGTCCGATGGGCGATGCCCAGTTCGGTGAGGCACGTCTCAAGCGGGCGTTGGCCGAGTGCGCGGGCATGCCCTGCGAAGGCATCGCGGAACACGTCCAGATGCTCGCCGCGCAGTGGCTGGGCAGCCGTCGGCACGACGACATGGCCGTCGTCGTCATCTCCGCACCCCGCACCCAGTATCTGAGTGCGGTGAACGGCACCACCCGAGGCAGGTACACCGCGTGA